The Arachis hypogaea cultivar Tifrunner chromosome 16, arahy.Tifrunner.gnm2.J5K5, whole genome shotgun sequence genome contains a region encoding:
- the LOC112755476 gene encoding uncharacterized protein codes for MCLVFVCDEDERVLARQPAPGACPYCGGMVQATDVQKQWRFCFLPIYFKTKRRYFCTMCTRTLQIQ; via the coding sequence ATGTGTCTGGTATTTGTGTGCGACGAGGATGAGAGGGTTTTAGCGAGGCAACCAGCGCCAGGGGCGTGTCCGTACTGTGGAGGCATGGTGCAAGCAACGGACGTTCAGAAGCAATGGCGTTTCTGTTTTCTTCCTATTTACTTTAAAACCAAGCGCAGATATTTTTGCACCATGTGTACTAGAACACTCCAGATCCAATAG